A region from the Musa acuminata AAA Group cultivar baxijiao chromosome BXJ1-10, Cavendish_Baxijiao_AAA, whole genome shotgun sequence genome encodes:
- the LOC135595912 gene encoding uncharacterized protein LOC135595912 produces the protein MGSRLGRRVIHFANLPIKLLLPSPPFDSIREIALKTIPSASKVEIRRVLESLYGFDVAEVRTLNMEGKKTKRGPFLAAKPDYKKAYVTLRSPLSLSPDLFPVKLIFEEKKRIAGAASRRPAVVEGEDGRGERKHWLDDRRREEPSGYRGKRAAAGGGGVRRRSGGSGGGGGGGRGKKGQEESKFPWSSMRLSESA, from the coding sequence ATGGGAAGCCGCCTTGGACGACGCGTGATCCACTTCGCAAACCTGCCCATCAAGCTCCTCCTGCCGTCGCCTCCCTTCGATTCCATCCGCGAGATCGCCCTCAAGACCATCCCCTCCGCCTCCAAGGTGGAGATCCGCCGCGTGCTCGAGTCCCTCTACGGCTTCGACGTCGCCGAGGTGCGCACCCTCAACATGGAGGGCAAGAAGACGAAGCGCGGTCCCTTCCTGGCCGCCAAGCCCGACTATAAGAAGGCCTACGTCACGCTCCGctcccccctctccctctcccccgacCTCTTCCCCGTCAAGCTCATCTTCGAAGAGAAGAAGCGCATCGCCGGTGCCGCCTCCCGCCGCCCTGCCGTTGTCGAGGGCGAAGACGGCCGCGGCGAGCGCAAGCACTGGCTCGACGATAGACGCCGCGAGGAGCCGAGTGGGTATCGCGGCAAGCGTGCTGCTGCTGGTGGCGGCGGGGTACGGCGGcgtagcggcggcagcggcggcggtggtggtggcgggAGAGGGAAGAAAGGACaggaggagagcaagttcccctgGAGCAGCATGCGTCTGTCAGAGTCGGCTTAG